A genomic segment from Neodiprion lecontei isolate iyNeoLeco1 chromosome 1, iyNeoLeco1.1, whole genome shotgun sequence encodes:
- the LOC107226791 gene encoding protein PF14_0175 isoform X1, with protein MQQPQPRPLLGDSVSSTPPQAARRNNPVAVLTHQQLQQLQQLQAHNPTGQSLTFALQQPSNNAQEQNNGSATHGNHIVYVNQLNQLNQGGLGHSGTGMGLPPATPTFGVGLNMGLPLSLLNTSLTSLTSNAITTSNPLLNLGLSGINPGLTTLNPNLNTLNSSLNTINQSLSSNLTTNNINSGLAGLGQDLTNVNSGLSSINSGLSGINQGLTSLNPNVNPGLNTLNTNLSNVNSSVSNFGTLNPSISTNLTTTSINQGLSQTLNALNSGLTPSSIGSSNSNSFSFPTIQSIQSLAPHIVSSNITHIPSSNVSHLTSNSSVSSISHISNSGVTHIPSSSVFTQVSSVPTLCSSNITQASNITHLTNAGTMHSGVSQAPNSTLQHIPLSNDPNSTISHITSSSASHITTFHPQRQFSQNLNPVLSSSQTLNSVNTSLNAMSNLNNVKNVQNIQSQNISSPGSPFSIPMKSPASNIAPPTPSPSPNRLLLRSPASNSMQSNRNSPSPVSISTPNASFGTQLQSPMQSPMSIGPIQSPAPSPYPPAKSPHHLGAGSAMNNRSPAPGGSPGPPVVRSNTPILQQGMQVLQIIHGNPQNYQPTPTQLVTRTHLIGNQQIQIATTKPTKQPPQILPKPPNQQASVTQPKQQRTTNTVTSQVPQQSQPQLVLTGPQTNATTATMIPTAQGPLLLNQVLPSSGPVIVQQQPGGVQLILRTPTNAQQQTHTAQLTQQQLVRVVTAQGMQLQGLAPAFFAVPNGFPPPPPPVLRHNQNSPAPPNSGGNPIVIQNTMVQSPQTQLTQVTNANTSNNSSNTHTVDHNLLPPPKKKAKKKKKAKRKDEEPPKLDLASIMKISGIGDDDDMFDTDLVTESETSNQMQIEQSIDQSLGSALTQVSICNTINVNTQTQSNQNSRNSQLLAQLQTPVQNPISGHLRLAVGEDGKFILHHTPEPNHPEIDAATAQALIRSLTQGGGQNSQIISQLLGQASGSPQNTGHNQPMIQMQSHSRQKFEKSPLATANQGSNQPQAAVTSPTNCQDVTLSTSPEQLQISQNLNMQSNLSNSANQNTQICPSLNSQSHANSMQNSNMQLSMNLNINSMSNTTKTAQTSNTNLHSHQHSNPNIQLSGEVSSQKFSMVCPKFQVQTNQRVPNTGQPVAPNQQHGRNLQTQNVTQNRVTNPPVQLSPQQTVKYSQHTGHGTQKPMQSTHSMQVNSQLVNLLPKNAQSIQQINMQQETQCNQQTTQTGQLLQNQNVQHIFQQNPNTSSNLQHNIPLNSVNNMQQNISTSGQQNTSKNVHQSTAASAQQQQQHQNSISQQNAPATQQHLEQSLHCNIASDLHHNSANIVNQNAPNNLQHGTTNNKQQNLTTDSQNVSLKQHKMAYVNTNCSENLQSPNSQSGTNNVQQQKILISNSPCQRNMQQTDLQKVQASSTNTMNSAATSIFNNAPKITPEILNALSNLNPNDQLLIANANGQMQVISQQLLQQFLSGQLNVSQQTQNQNQTQKIVIGEPNSNNQNLQGVQINTPTSQIIVNSSGGVPTIQNNIQNIVVQAAPSQMPQQIQIQNSGFPTQFIDNLNQQQIRSLGNNSTTTSSAPKKAKLTKKVKVAVTSAQNVSFQSVAKAVAVSRTTMTTTTSTQKTSLCDTTNKGNLSLMAQSTNSNKSELPPTSTNGSVVSPMPNNQNLILPNGQLVQRVQTIQLPVQKQQMLKNIQAQIQAILAHKPNNQAEQLALTKLYHEQSRIFASGKVISSTSHPVSSGAESTMSVNVVSTSVPTSQSSSVCKNQTSTAQTQTFSNPSLATTSNTPIPNSTSLNIPSSVSTAFVGNLTQAQPTGQQNIQPQSAQTVHHQNMSPVESKQPKFYQNQSQPMPSQSSTSTTPYSGLNDMTSSAQSSLQNQTLSQQITVQLSTQCQTDPLDVKPNIQTLSPIKQEIPSQIQIQVQIGSPVSQVSSNSPRIASKCPQQNQSPVNISSSQCQIKQLNTPGNNSSPLVSPRQAVKRPASSPICRQMNRSDLLEQQLKIDQNGAINPDMNSPFSSKSDACKRLIRYHCFNEQVLSSKDLAKADEIFEETAKHLLSKFNSMMNKYTYLLLMESMREVRTSELMMIDRTFVAEEQSILSRLREQEAKANEDFKKEEKPMVPKVEPGLADDVKPLPMPANVAVKRELEDDYSEMDEDTKPLIKPLSCTSGDYDEWLEIQKELGVYPTSGDSSKCKNSGNNSSAMTRTSRSERTRANGEYRGSVVSSGLILKNSCETVPVTARRWSGATDLERDLLEDADSLDGLVLTSQAQCPPPMHLSNDNDNDNDDITAQVQSAIDSILNLKQGPSNPLPPPPLPATTSTSQNSESKDAALDQAVRSILGS; from the exons ATGCAGCAGCCTCAGCCACGCCCTCTCCTCGGGGACTCTGTATCCTCTACACCCCCCCAAGCTGCACGTCGTAATAATCCTGTCGCTGTACTAACACATCAGCAG TTGCAACAGCTGCAGCAGTTACAAGCACACAATCCAACTGGTCAGTCACTAACATTTGCCCTACAACAACCGTCAAATAAC GCGCAAGAGCAGAATAATGGATCAGCAACCCATGGAAATCACATAGTTTATGTAAATCAGTTGAACCAGTTGAATCAAGGAGGCCTCGGTCACTCAGGGACTGGTATGGGCCTGCCCCCAGCCACCCCCACGTTTGGGGTGGGCCTTAATATGGGACTGCcgttatcattattaaataCCTCGTTGACGTCTCTTACTTCAAATGCAATTACAACATCAAATCCACTCCTAAACTTGGGCTTATCTGGCATAAACCCAGGTCTGACAACTCTAAATCCGAATCTAAATACCCTAAACTCAAGTTTAAACACCATTAATCAGAGTCTAAGTTCGAATTTGACAACGAATAATATCAACTCTGGTTTAGCAGGCCTTGGCCAAGATTTAACAAATGTTAACTCTGGACTATCGTCAATAAACTCTGGATTATCTGGTATTAATCAAGGACTAACAAGTTTAAATCCGAATGTGAATCCCGGTCTAAACACTCTAAATACAAATTTAAGCAATGTGAATTCTAGTGTTTCCAATTTTGGGACATTAAATCCAAGTATAAGTACAAATTTGACAACAACCAGCATAAACCAAGGACTCAGTCAAACTCTAAACGCTTTAAATAGTGGCTTGACACCAAGCAGCATAGGTTCAAGCAATTCGAATAGCTTTTCGTTTCCCACCATTCAAAGTATACAGAGCTTAGCCCCACATATTGTGAGTTCAAACATTACGCATATTCCTAGTTCAAATGTGTCGCATCTGACTTCAAATTCTAGTGTTTCTTCAATCTCACATATTTCCAATTCCGGTGTTACACACATACCGAGTTCAAGTGTGTTCACACAAGTATCTAGCGTACCTACGCTTTGCAGCTCAAATATAACTCAAGCATCAAACATCACGCATTTAACAAATGCTGGAACAATGCACTCCGGTGTTTCCCAGGCTCCTAATTCAACGTTACAGCATATCCCACTTTCGAATGACCCTAATTCCACTATAAGTCATATAACTTCTTCGAGTGCATCACACATAACTACTTTTCACCCTCAGAGGCAATTTTCCCAGAATTTGAATCCTGTTCTCAGTTCTTCGCAAACGCTAAATAGTGTTAATACATCTTTGAACGCAATGAGCAATTTAAACAATGTGAAGAATGTGCAAAATATTCAAAGTCAGAATATAAGTTCGCCTGGTAGCCCCTTTTCAATACCAATGAAAAGTCCTGCTTCAAATATAGCACCACCTACACCAAGTCCGAGTCCAAACCGACTTCTACTAAGAAGCCCGGCATCTAATTCAATGCAATCAAATAGAAACAGTCCAAGTCctgtttcaatttcaactcCAAATGCTAGTTTTGGGACCCAACTGCAGAGCCCAATGCAAAGCCCAATGAGTATCGGACCCATTCAAAGCCCAGCGCCTAGTCCTTATCCACCTGCCAAGAGTCCACATCACTTAGGAGCTGGCAGTGCTATGAATAACAGAAGTCCAGCGCCTGGTGGCAGCCCTGGTCCACCAGTG GTAAGATCCAATACGCCAATACTACAACAAGGGATGCAAGTTCTACAGATTATTCATGGTAATCCACAAAATTACCAACCCACTCCTACTCAATTAGTGACGAGGACTCACTTGATTGGAAATcaacaaattcaaattgcCACCACCAAACCAACTAAACAACCACCACAAATTTTGCCTAAGCCTCCAAATCAGCAAGCTAGTGTTACACAGCCAAAACAACAGCGAACCACCAACACTGTTACGAGTCAG GTTCCACAACAATCTCAACCACAGTTGGTTCTTACTGGTCCTCAGACGAACGCCACAACAGCTACCATGATTCCTACAGCGCAAGGTCCACTCTTGCTGAACCAG GTTCTACCGTCTTCAGGGCCTGTTATCGTTCAGCAGCAGCCCGGTGGTGTTCAATTGATCCTACGGACACCTACGAATGCCCAACAACAAACGCATACCGCACAG CTGACCCAACAACAACTGGTTCGTGTCGTGACAGCTCAGGGAATGCAGCTACAGGGCTTGGCCCCAGCATTTTTTGCTGTACCTAACGGTTTTCCGCCACCTCCACCCCCTGTTTTGAGGCATAACCAAAATAGTCCAGCTCCTC CAAATAGTGGAGGTAATCCGATAGTAATACAAAACACCATGGTGCAAAGCCCCCAGACACAACTTACACAAGTGACAAATGCAAATACTTCGAATAATTCGTCAAATACTCATACAGTTGATCATAATTTATTACCTCCGCCTAAAAAgaaagcaaagaaaaagaaaaaggccAAAAGAAAAGATGAGGAACCACCAAAGTTAGATTTGGCAAGTATCATGAAAATATCTGGAATTGGCGATGACGATGACATGTTTGATACAGATTTAGTTACTGAGTCAGAAACATCCAATCAAATGCAAATTGAACAAAGTATTGATCAAAGCTTAGGTTCAGCTTTGACACAAGTATCAATTTGTAATACGATTAACGTTAATACACAAACTCAGAGTAACCAGAATAGTCGGAATAGTCAGTTGTTAGCACAGTTACAAACACCTGTGCAAAATCCCATTTCTGGACATTTGAGACTTGCTGTCGGCGAAGACGGCAAGTTCATCTTGCATCACACACCAGAACCCAATCATCCAGAAATTGATGCAGCCACAGCTCAGGCATTAATTCGCTCATTGACTCAAGGTGGTGGACAAAATTCGCAAATAATATCTCAACTTCTTGGTCAGGCATCAGGATCACCACAAAATACTGGACACAATCAACCAATGATACAGATGCAATCGCACAGTAGGcagaaatttgagaaatcaCCTTTGGCTACAGCAAATCAAGGATCGAACCAACCTCAAGCGGCAGTTACCAGTCCAACAAATTGTCAGGATGTTACCCTGTCGACGAGTCCTGAGCAATTACAGATTTCCCAGAATTTGAATATGCAAAGCAATTTGAGTAATTCCGCAAATCAGAATACCCAAATATGTCCAAGTTTGAACTCGCAAAGTCATGCAAACTCTATGCAGAATTCGAACATGCAATTGTCcatgaatttgaatattaataGCATGTCAAATACTACAAAAACTGCCCAAACATCGAATACTAATCTACATAGCCATCAGCATTCTAATCCCAATATACAATTATCTGGTGAAGTTTCAtcccaaaaattttcaatggtTTGCCCAAAATTCCAAGTTCAAACGAATCAACGAGTTCCAAACACTGGCCAACCTGTTGCTCCTAATCAACAACATGGACGTAACTTGCAAACCCAGAATGTAACTCAGAATCGAGTCACTAATCCCCCTGTACAATTGAGTCCGCAACAAACTGTTAAATATTCCCAGCATACTGGTCATGGTACACAAAAGCCCATGCAGAGTACTCACTCGATGCAGGTAAACTCTCAATTAGTTAATCTGCTTCCAAAAAATGCGCAGTCGATACAGCAAATTAATATGCAGCAAGAGACTCAATGTAACCAGCAAACAACACAAACTGGTCAACtgttgcagaaccaaaatgtACAGCACATCTTCCAACAAAATCCCAATACTAGTAGCAATTTACAACACAATATTCCGTTAAATTCTGTTAATAACATGcaacaaaatatttctacAAGTGGTCAGCAAAATACTAGCAAAAATGTACACCAAAGCACTGCTGCTAGCgcacaacaacagcaacaacaccAAAATAGTATTTCACAACAAAATGCACCTGCTACTCAACAACACTTGGAACAAAGTTTGCATTGTAATATTGCCAGTGATTTACATCATAATTCAGCCAATATTGTTAATCAAAATGCACCCAATAATTTGCAACATGGAACAACGAATaataaacaacaaaatttaACTACTGATTCTCAAAATGTCAGTCTGAAACAGCACAAGATGGCATATGTGAATACGAACTGTTCAGAAAATTTACAGTCACCTAATTCTCAAAGTGGTACAAACAACGTGCAACAACAGAAAATTTTGATCTCAAATTCTCCTTGTCAGAGAAATATGCAGCAGACTGATCTTCAGAAGGTTCAAGCATCCAGTACCAATACGATGAATTCTGCTGCAACAAGTATATTCAATAATGCTCCGAAAATTACACCTGAAATTCTGAATGCTCTGAGTAACTTGAACCCAAACGATCAGTTATTAATTGCTAATGCTAATGGGCAAATGCAAGTTATAAGTCAACAGTTATTGCAGCAATTTTTATCTGGACAGCTGAATGTCTCACAGCAAACCCAAAACCAGAATCAAACACAGAAAATTGTCATTGGAGAACCAAACTCCAACAATCAGAATTTGCAAGGTGTACAAATAAATACACCTACCAGTCAAATAATTGTAAACAGCTCAGGGGGAGTACCAACAATACAAAACAATATCCAGAATATTGTCGTACAAGCAGCACCATCTCAAATGCCGCAACAAATACAAATACAGAATTCAGGTTTTCCAACTCAATTTATTGACAATCTAAATCAACAGCAAATTAGAAGTTTGGGAAATAATTCAACAACTACTAGTTCTGCACCCAAGAAAGCCAAGCTTACCAAGAAAGTTAAGGTCGCTGTTACTTCGGCTCAAAACGTCAGTTTTCAATCG GTTGCCAAAGCTGTTGCGGTATCTCGAACTACaatgacaacaacaacatcgaCTCAAAAAACTAGCCTGTGTGATACCACTAATAAAGGAAACTTAAGTTTGATGGCTCAGAGTacaaattcaaacaaatcCGAACTACCGCCAACTTCAACTAACGGTTCTGTAGTTTCACCAATgccaaataatcaaaatttgattttaccCAATGGACAATTGGTCCAACGGGTGCAAACTATACAATTGCCTGTGCAAAAACAGCAGatgctgaaaaatattcaggcaCAAATACAGGCAATCCTTGCACATAAACCCAATAATCAAGCTGAACAGCTTGCTTTAACAAAGCTCTACCACGAGCAGAGCAGAATTTTTGCCAGCGGAAAAGTTATCAGCAGCACTTCTCACCCAGTAAGCAGT GGAGCTGAGTCAACTATGAGTGTTAATGTTGTATCAACCTCGGTACCTACTTCTCAGTCATCAAGCGTTTGCAAAAATCAAACATCGACAGCTCAAACACAGACGTTTAGCAATCCTTCTTTGGCTACCACCTCGAATACTCCAATTCCAAATTCTACATCACTTAATATTCCAAGTAGTGTTAGTACTGCTTTCGTCGGCAATCTAACACAGGCGCAACCTACA GGACAGCAAAATATTCAGCCACAATCTGCCCAGACGGTTCATCATCAAAATATGAGTCCAGTTGAGTCCAAACAGCCTAAATTTTATCAGAATCAAAGTCAACCGATGCCGAGTCAATCAAGTACGAGCACAACACCATATTCTGGGTTGAATGACATGACGAGTTCAGCACAAAGTAGTTTACAAAATCAAACACTGTCTCAACAAATAACTGTACAACTGTCAACGCAATGTCAAACGGATCCGTTAGATGTGAAACCTAATATACAAACGCTCAGTCCAATCAAACAGGAAATACCATCGCAAATTCAAATCCAAGTTCAAATTGGATCTCCTGTCAGTCAGGTCTCATCTAATTCACCCAGAATTGCGTCAAAATGTCCTCAACAAAATCAAAGCCCAGTGAATATAAGTTCATCCCAGTGCCAGATTAAACAATTAAATACTCCAGGAAATAATAGTTCGCCCTTGGTAAGCCCACGACAAGCTGTCAAAAGGCCTGCCTCAAGTCCAATTTGTCGACAAATGAATCGCAGTGATTT GCTGGAACAACAGTTGAAAATAGACCAAAATGGTGCAATAAACCCAGATATGAATAGTCCATTTAGTAGTAAATCTGATGCATGTAAGCGTTTGATTAGATATCACTGTTTCAATGAGCAAGTGCTTAGTTCAAAGGATCTGGCAAAAGCGGACGAAATATTTGAGGAGACAGCTAAACATCTATTAAGCAAATTTAACTCtatgatgaataaatatacgtaCCTGTTACTTATGGAAAGCATG CGAGAGGTGAGAACTTCGGAATTGATGATGATTGATCGGACATTTGTTGCCGAGGAGCAGAGCATCTTAAGTAGACTCCGAGAACAGGAGGCTAAAGCCAATG AAGACTTTAAAAAGGAGGAGAAACCTATGGTTCCAAAAGTTGAGCCTGGCCTAGCGGACGATGTAAAACCTCTGCCAATGCCTGCTAATGTAGCTGTCAAGCGAGAACTAGAAGATGACTATTCAGAGATGGATGAAGATACCAAACCTCTGATAAAACCATTGAGTTGTACAAGTGGAGATTACGATGAGTGGCTTGAAATACAAAAGGAATTAGGTGTATATCCCACATCTGGTGACAGCTCAAAATGTAAAAACAGTGGTAACAATAGTAGTGCGATGACACGGACATCGAGGAGTGAAAGGACGCGAGCCAATGGTGAATATCGTGGTAGTGTAGTGAGTTCGGgtctaattttgaaaaattcttgcgAGACAGTCCCTGTTACGGCACGCCGCTGGAGCGGTGCCACAGATTTAGAAAGAGATCTATTAGAAGATGCAGACAGTTTAGACGGACTCGTTTTGACTTCTCAGGCCCAATGTCCACCACCAATGCATCTCTCCAACGATAATGACAACGATAACGACGATATAACTGCCCAGGTTCAATCGGCAATAGACAGCATTTTGAATCTGAAGCAAGGCCCGTCAAACCCTCTTCCTCCACCCCCCCTCCCTGCAACCACATCAACCTCCCAGAACAGCGAATCTAAAGATGCTGCATTAGATCAAGCTGTGAGGAGTATTCTTGGCTCGTGA